The window CAATCCTTATCCCAAAAAACAAAGATCCCCTTATGGTTATCATATTCCACCTCCACCTCAAGTTTGAATCTAAAAATAAAAGGTTCAAATCAGTTTTTAATCAAGGCAACTATAGAAAGATTAAACATTAAATGGAAGGGCAGATTTGGAGCTCACTTGGTAACGCGTTCAGCATCGTTATTTCCAGAAGATTCAAAATACCATCCAAACTTGGAGGGATTAAATCCAGTGGTAGTCCCTATGGTTGTTGCAAAACAGTCCTATTGGGTGAAAGTGTATACAAAGCACAGTTGATTTAGGAAATTAGAGTTTGCATTGTAATTAGATTATATTCCAAATAGAATGAATatacaataatataaaaataggCATACCCTTCCGAATTCAGATACTGCAAGGATACTCTTCACCTCGGACAATTTCGTCCAGAAATTGTTAGCAGATTAAACAGATGAATTAGCAGTCAATGATTGGGAAGGGGCAGGTAAGTTGGCACCAAAACTGAGATTTAAACATCACATTAGTGAAACATATATTCATAATAtaaagtttatatttttttattagtttaaggTTAAGATGTTGTTACCTAGCTTTGAATTCATCCACTTGTGGATGTTCCATGTTGATGTAAAGTTTAGAACCGCTCCATGCGTTGGAAAGACACGGTAATCCCGACACTGAAATGTATAGTGTATCAAGTAAATACTAACATACCAAAAAACAAATGCATCATAATGAACCAACAGACATAGCATAATGAGAAATTGATAATTTTGAGTTCCTCCAATGATTTGAATAGTTTCTGGATTATGCTATTTGGTGTTATAATCCACCGAAATGTATATATGTGAACATATGGTTAACATAACAAATAACAGACCCAGCAAAATTTCAACAACATATATAGCATAGTCAGAAAATGAAACCTGTATTTGGCTTGCACCATGCATGTGTCAATACAATTATAGTAGGACCAGCAAAGTTGTTAGGGGTAGTGTAGTTGATGAACTGTTTGCCGTAATCTTCCCATAACACCAGCTCAATGACGTTGCCTTCGACATCACGTATAGATACATTGACACAAGATTTCCTACCACCACTTCCAGTTTGGGTCTTCAAAACATCTTGTAATACGCCAATAACATCTGCAGGGTACGGTATAGAAAGATCCATGTATGAAACATAATTATGGTGAAACCTAATGCGGTGAAAGTGAGATCGTACCATATAAGTGGTCATGTTTGAGGTTTCCATTGAGAAAGTTCCCAATAGGGTGAAAATTGTAGCTGTGAGTAGGAATTTCAGGTATTGCCACCTTCGTCGTCGTAGTCCCTCCACTGAAAACGAGTTTGAGTGGATTAGAACACACCTTGAAAGGCCCATCGTTATCAACTGGCTCTCCATTGTAAAGGTAGTAAGTCTCATGCTCGTTGACAACCTCAACCCAATCTTGGAAGTCTTTTCCTCGTGTGACGACGTGAATCCTATCACCCTGCGAAATGAAGATTAAAACATTGTACAGCATAAGCGCATATCGGTTTCAATGTACAGAAATGGCCAAATGCAAAGTAAATGTTCACCAAATGAAAAAAATTTAGGAAAAAGTCAACCTTAGCATCCTGAACAACGGCTTCAaggtgttttgctccatttttctcaATAACAACCCACATATCAACAACCCGAATGTGCATTTTCCAGATCTGGTTTCCCTTAAGAAGATCTTTAATGAAAATGGGAGCTCTTGACATGTTATCTACATAAGATGGAAAGAATATATTAACAAATGCAAAGTATGAGGAAAACAACAATCTTATGGGTGCTTACATTTGTAGATCACATGAAAAGAAAACTATAGAAAAGAAAAGCAAGTATAGATATGAAAAAATTATCTTCAACAGCAAAAAATCGGTAAAGTTGTAAGAgacaacaaataaaataaaaaacgcccATGTAAGAGACAACAAACAGTCATCTTCCTAAGGCTCCTCATGGGTGCTCACGTTTTCTTCTTGCTTCTATACCAATGCTTTTCTTTCCACTCTAAAACGACCATATGAATCAGAAGCGATACAAAAACTCGTGTGGTGTTGAATGgaacaacaacaaatcaaaaaggaaaaaaataaccAACACGGGTTGTCCGTGAAAAAACGAAAGGAAAAtggaaaaataaagatgattaGTGGGTGCTATTCATACCTGCCGGTGAGTAAACGTTGAACAGGGAAATGAGGAAGAGAGACTAAGCTCTGAACGGAGCAACTTTTCCTGTGTTGTGTGGTTACCAAATTTGAAATGAAGTTCTGCAGAGAATGGAGAGAATGGGTATAAAGCTGATTGgagggtgtaatacggtgaactgacttttataattgaaaatgtcgcggttaagcatgagtcgccaccgacttttattttatccaattggaaaggcaaaaagaacaggaaagacctttaaaagattttgagttcgggggtaggatatacaaagggaaggtgtaaggcaccctttgcatccatggttatccatgggctcttaattgcttagctcacttgtttgtttgaattgtttgaaaagtgttcgtgtgtgaatagtaaaaagatttcgttaaggactttagcttgtagatAAGCGTAGCCTtgctttgaaattgttttggaaagagaggtgtgaaaagtaatttgattttgaatgtgtgagcaagcatttaagaactacctaccctaagtttgtctttcatgttctttaagtctttcgggcgaaagggtctatccataccatgagagggcaggaagtctttcaattggatgtgcgggtcatcgaagggtatCGTTCACCGtaagactatccctaccataaagagggcaggtattctaagggaaggatatagtagtcatttaggcaacagtaaggatacctttagcattcgaagggactatcaccatttaatcgaggcaacatcgagggacgagatcattt is drawn from Vicia villosa cultivar HV-30 ecotype Madison, WI unplaced genomic scaffold, Vvil1.0 ctg.000044F_1_1, whole genome shotgun sequence and contains these coding sequences:
- the LOC131622767 gene encoding uncharacterized protein LOC131622767, which codes for MDLSIPYPADVIGVLQDVLKTQTGSGGRKSCVNVSIRDVEGNVIELVLWEDYGKQFINYTTPNNFAGPTIIVLTHAWCKPNTVSGLPCLSNAWSGSKLYINMEHPQVDEFKASFGANLPAPSQSLTANSSDCFATTIGTTTGFNPSKFGWYFESSGNNDAERVTKFKLEVEVEYDNHKGIFVFWDKDCIPFTKLTAQEIREIMKKGANAAVMDVEIASPALIPNQLTQTCEPSIVAEPDSTATHTGSPSASCNSTPAKRDIMSTSINDVIQFEELTPKQPATKGTKGKKTKQLKKD